The Bacteroidota bacterium DNA segment TGGAATAGGAAAGAATGATACAGTAATTTTTGTTCCTGACCAAAGTAGTTGCTATTCGTTATATTTGATGAATTTGAAAGGATGGACAGAATATGCAGGACTAAATACCTCAAAAGAGAAAATTCAGAAATCAATTGAACTTGGAGCAGAGTACCTTATTATTTTAGGGAAAAAAACATCTGAAAAAAAACCTTATTTGACAGGTTTTACAAATAATAAAATTGGTGAATTTCGTGATGTAGAAATATTTAGATTAAGATGATAAATTATTTTCAGCATTTTATACCCATTAAAGCAAAGCTATTATATATTGTATTCATAAAATATAAACAAATTACTAAAGAATGAAATTATCTCAAAATATTATAAATAATAAGCAGATATTATTTTTGATGCTTGTATTTATCTTCTCAAACATTTTTATTTTGAGTTTTTATTCTGACATCGTAATAAGTCCGAATAGTTTCCTTTTTAGCGATGGTGGAGATGGTATAAGTAGTTACTATAATTCTTCTTATCATATAAAACATGACACAAGCTATTTGCAATTCGATGGGATGAATTATCCATATTCAGAACATATAACTTATTCTGTCAATAATCCTCTATTAACCAACTCGGTAAAACTTTTGGCTGCGATATTTCCAAAAATTGCAAATCATACTGTTGGAATTATTAATATTAGTATCATTTTTAGCTTTCTGTTATGTGCAATATTTTTGTATTTGATTTTCACTAAGTTAAAAATTCAGCCCATATTTTCAGTAATCAATGCAATTGCAATTTCTATGTTGTCGCCCCAGGTTTTTCGAATGACGGGACATTTATCTTTAGCGTATGTTTTCTTCATCCCATTGACTTTATATTTGTTCATGCTTTTTTTAGAGAGCGAAAACAAACTAAAATGGACAATTTTTATTTTTATAAATAATTTGTTTTGGGTGCTAATTCATCCTTATTATACTTTTATCGTAGTATTTTTTATTTCTTTATATTATTTAATATCATTATTTCAGAATTTCAGGAAAACGATTCTTTTATATAAAACACATTTTTTTATAATTGTTCAAACAATTCTTCCTCTGATTATTTTTTATTTTTTAGTCAAAATTACTGATGAGCATACAGGTAGGACAAATAATCCATATGGATTTTTTGTATATTTAGCTGATTTTAAAACCATATTTCTTCCAAGCCATCCACCGCTAAAACCAATTATTGAAAGTTTTGCGAAAATTGGAACTCAAAACTGGGAGGGAGTTGCATATGTTGGATTAAGCACAATTTTAGTTTTGGGTTTTTTATTGATAAATTCAATTAAGAAATTCATAAAGGCGAAAAAAATATTTTGCTTCCGGCAATATTTAGATAATGAATTTTTAAGGAATGGATTTTTGGCAAGCGTATTAATTTTGTTATTTTCAATGGGTTATCCATTTATTTTTAATTTAGAATTTGTAATAGACTTGTTCCCAATCCTGAAATCGTTTCGATCAACTGGTCGATTTTCGTGGATTTTCTTCTATTTTTCAACAATTGTAGCTGTTTATGTAGGATACAAATTGGTGAAAAAATTAAGTAATAGAAACAAAATACTTTCAGGTTTGGTATTTTTCATTATACCTTTTTTATTTTTTGTAGAAGCTTTTCCATACCATCAGGAGCTTTCCGAACGATTAGTAAAAACTTCAAACTTATTTGATAAAAACCAATTGAACGGATCATATAAAAAAGGATTAGATAAAATTGACTCAGAAAATTTTCAAGCTATAATTCCTATACCTTTTTATCATAAAGGCAGCGAAAACTATGGAAAATCGGCATCAAAAAAAATATTGTTGTTATCTGAAGTATTTTCTTATCACAAAAAACTTCCGATTTTGGGAAGTTATTTGGCTCGTACAAGTATTTGGGAAAGTAAAAATATTGTTCAGCTTATAAGTCCTGATTATTATGAAAAAGAAATAGAGAAAGATATTTTTTCAAACAAACCATTTCTGATAATTTCGAGCAATGAAACAATCACAGATTATGAGCAAATGTTAATTCAAAAATGCGACACAATATACACTTCCAATGAATTTTCTTTATTGTCTATTTCTTTGGAAAAACTATTCGATGAATCGGAAAAAAATTCGATAGTGGAAGATTTTATTGAAAAAAGGGATAGTCTGTTATTTGTAAATGATTTTTTTCTAAGTGATTACACTGATTTAATAGATTTTGATGATTTTGAAGATAGCAAAAGCCAAATATCTTATAGAAGTAATGGTGCTTTTAAAGGAACCAAAAATGGATACAGTCTTCTTGCAAAAATTGATAGTTCTTTGTTTGTTGAGAATCAGGAATATGTGGCAAGTTTCTGGATATATAATTGTGGAGAAAACTATGGTCAGGATGTTTTGAATTCATTATTCATTGTTCAGGAAGACAACGGAATTTCTGTAAAATGGAATTCAATTTTTAATCCAAGTCATAGTTTTATTATTGATAATTGTTGGTCATTAGTTGAATGTAATTTTAAAATTAAAAATGAAAAAAGCAGTATATCTTTTTTGTTGAAGGGAGACGATAATACGGGAAAAAATATATATGTTGATGATTTATTGATCTATAAAAAAGATGCGGAGGTCTATCAAGAAAACAAAAATGAACTATTTTTTAATAATCATAGAATAACTGTTCATTAAATTACAAATTGAAAGCTCAAAACATGTTATCAGAAAATTTACTAAAAAAATATTTCCCGGAATTAAATGATTTACAAATCAGGCAGTTTTCAAAATTGGAAGATTTGTATAAAGATTGGAACGAGAAAGTAAATTTAATTTCCCGAAAAGATGTAGAAAATATTTTTGTGCATCATGTTTTGCATTCGCTTGCAATTGCAAAAGTTGTGAAATTTGAATTTGGAACAAGCATTCTTGATATAGGAACTGGCGGTGGTTTTCCGGGAATACCGCTTGCAATTGTTTTTCCCGACTGCAAATTTATGCTTATTGATTCAATTGGGAAAAAGATAAAAGTTGTAAAATCTGTTGCGGAAGAAATAAATCTTACAAATGTTTATGCCCAACAAATTAGAGCCGAGAAATTGAATGCGAAATTCGATTTTATTGTAAGTAGAGCAGTTTGTACAATCCCTGAATTTATTAATTATTCAAAGAAAAAAATAAACAGTAAATCGTTCAATTCCATTTCCAACGGAATTTTATACCTTAAAGGAGGAGATTTTCTCGAAGAAATTGAAAATCTGAAATATTTCGTCAAGATTTTCAATATAAAGAATTTCTTTCAAGAGGACTTTTTTCAGACTAAAAAGGTGGTTTAC contains these protein-coding regions:
- the rsmG gene encoding 16S rRNA (guanine(527)-N(7))-methyltransferase RsmG, which encodes MLSENLLKKYFPELNDLQIRQFSKLEDLYKDWNEKVNLISRKDVENIFVHHVLHSLAIAKVVKFEFGTSILDIGTGGGFPGIPLAIVFPDCKFMLIDSIGKKIKVVKSVAEEINLTNVYAQQIRAEKLNAKFDFIVSRAVCTIPEFINYSKKKINSKSFNSISNGILYLKGGDFLEEIENLKYFVKIFNIKNFFQEDFFQTKKVVYIKQ